A genome region from Corallococcus soli includes the following:
- a CDS encoding alpha/beta fold hydrolase, which yields MHEHLLDRDGVRISYQVAGPLQAAPVLLLAGNGCGASYWPDAFCAPLLQAGLGVIRFDYRDTGASTHRAFEAHPYDLDDLSGDVLAILDALNLERAHLVGLSMGGFLAQRIALRTPRRVASLTSMLSTPDYGVLLHTFCGSEAPTSGLPPPSAEWLAELGRLPPNLSPSELLTESWRLANGPRAPFDAVYWQDLVATAAARGEDAAAGDFHRQACLRSSQKDQLQALRRLTVPALFIGGSEDPIFPPGHAAAAADVSGGKALLIDGMGHALNPACFDAVTAAILAHVQA from the coding sequence ATGCACGAACACCTCCTCGACCGCGATGGCGTCCGCATCTCCTATCAGGTGGCCGGGCCCCTCCAGGCGGCACCCGTGCTCCTGCTCGCCGGCAACGGGTGCGGTGCCAGCTACTGGCCCGATGCGTTCTGCGCGCCGCTGCTCCAGGCCGGCCTGGGCGTCATCCGCTTCGACTACCGCGACACGGGGGCCTCCACGCACCGTGCCTTCGAGGCGCACCCCTATGACCTCGACGACCTCTCTGGCGATGTCCTCGCGATCCTCGATGCACTGAACTTGGAGCGAGCGCATCTGGTGGGGCTGTCGATGGGAGGCTTCCTGGCACAGCGGATCGCCCTCCGCACACCGCGTCGCGTGGCCTCGCTGACGAGCATGCTGTCCACGCCGGACTATGGGGTGCTGCTCCACACGTTCTGCGGAAGTGAGGCCCCTACGTCGGGGCTGCCGCCTCCTTCGGCGGAATGGCTCGCGGAGCTTGGACGTCTGCCGCCGAACCTGTCCCCGTCCGAGCTGCTCACCGAGAGCTGGCGGCTCGCGAACGGCCCGCGCGCACCCTTCGATGCGGTCTATTGGCAGGACCTGGTGGCGACCGCCGCCGCGCGGGGTGAAGACGCGGCGGCCGGGGATTTCCACCGCCAGGCCTGCCTGCGCAGCTCACAGAAGGATCAACTCCAGGCCTTGCGCCGCCTCACGGTACCGGCCCTGTTCATTGGCGGGTCCGAGGATCCCATCTTCCCGCCAGGGCACGCGGCCGCGGCGGCCGACGTCTCCGGTGGGAAGGCCTTGCTCATCGACGGAATGGGACATGCCCTGAATCCCGCCTGCTTCGACGCCGTCACGGCCGCGATCCTCGCGCACGTCCAGGCCTGA
- a CDS encoding prolyl oligopeptidase family serine peptidase has product MKLKTAVATAALLLPLVSGAAGKPPPKPAATQKQPVENTYHGTTVADPYQWMESATDPKVQQWTDTQNAYTRATLDKLPGREGLRQRITELLSWKSPAYGGLEEKGGVILAMKFQPPKQQPTLVVLGSLDDTSKERVLLDPTQVDPSGKTTIDWFQLTHDGKKVAVSLSKSGTESGDVSVYDVATAKALGNDVVPRVNGGTAGGSLAWNAQGTGFFYTRYPRGEERPAIDREVYQQVYFHALGTPTEKDTYALGKDFPRIAMTDLEASDDGKYTFARVANGDGGEFELYLHGPTGKWAQVAKFTDKVVSARFGSDGAAYLLSRKDASRGKVLRLPLATPTLDKATVIVPEGEATVQSILPTKSRLYLMEQLGGPSQMRIVDLAGKPLGLVPTLPVSSVGGAVRQGADDVLFANSSFTTPAAWYRYSAADGKVTKTALARTAAIDMSDVEVVRTEATSKDGTKVPLTILKKKGTKLNGKNPAWLTGYGGFNISITPGYNPMAGLWLEQGGVYAVANLRGGSEFGEAWHQAGSLTKKQNVFDDFYACAKLLVDQKYTQPKKLAIQGGSNGGLLMGAAVTQHPEQYGAVVARVGIYDMLRTELTPNGQFNVTEYGSVKDPEQFKALYAYSPVHQVKDGTKYPSVLFTSGANDPRVDPFHSRKMVARMQAATSAPKPILLRANAETGHGAGTPLNARIEEEVDVYSFVFNELGMTYKPNATKKPTAPAPQ; this is encoded by the coding sequence GTGAAGCTGAAGACCGCAGTCGCCACCGCCGCGCTGCTCCTGCCGCTCGTGTCCGGAGCCGCGGGCAAGCCGCCCCCGAAGCCCGCCGCCACGCAGAAGCAGCCCGTGGAGAACACCTACCACGGCACCACGGTGGCGGATCCGTACCAGTGGATGGAGTCCGCCACCGACCCCAAGGTGCAGCAGTGGACCGACACCCAGAACGCGTACACCCGCGCGACGCTGGACAAGCTGCCGGGACGCGAGGGCCTGCGCCAGCGCATCACCGAGCTGCTGTCGTGGAAGTCCCCCGCGTACGGGGGCCTGGAGGAGAAGGGCGGCGTCATCCTGGCGATGAAGTTCCAGCCGCCGAAGCAGCAGCCGACGCTCGTCGTCCTGGGCTCGCTGGACGACACGTCGAAGGAGCGCGTGCTGTTGGATCCCACGCAGGTGGACCCGTCCGGCAAGACGACCATCGACTGGTTCCAGCTCACGCACGACGGCAAGAAGGTGGCGGTGTCGCTGTCCAAGAGCGGCACGGAGAGCGGTGACGTGTCGGTGTACGACGTGGCCACGGCGAAGGCGCTGGGCAACGACGTCGTCCCGCGCGTCAACGGCGGCACGGCGGGCGGCAGCCTCGCGTGGAACGCGCAGGGCACGGGCTTCTTCTACACGCGCTATCCGCGCGGCGAGGAGCGTCCCGCCATCGACCGCGAGGTGTACCAGCAGGTGTACTTCCACGCGCTGGGCACGCCCACGGAGAAGGACACGTACGCGCTGGGCAAGGATTTCCCGCGCATCGCGATGACGGACCTGGAGGCCAGCGACGACGGCAAGTACACGTTCGCGCGCGTGGCCAACGGGGACGGCGGCGAGTTCGAGCTGTACCTGCACGGCCCCACCGGCAAGTGGGCGCAGGTGGCGAAGTTCACGGACAAGGTGGTGTCGGCGCGCTTCGGCAGCGACGGCGCGGCGTACCTGCTCAGCCGCAAGGACGCCTCCCGGGGCAAGGTGCTGCGCCTGCCGCTGGCCACGCCGACGCTGGACAAGGCGACGGTCATCGTCCCGGAGGGCGAGGCCACGGTGCAGTCCATCCTCCCCACGAAGAGCCGGCTGTACCTGATGGAGCAGTTGGGCGGGCCGTCGCAGATGCGCATCGTGGATCTGGCGGGCAAGCCGCTGGGGCTGGTGCCCACGCTGCCGGTGTCGTCGGTGGGCGGCGCGGTGCGCCAGGGCGCGGACGACGTGCTGTTCGCCAACAGCAGCTTCACGACGCCGGCCGCGTGGTACCGCTATTCCGCGGCGGACGGCAAGGTGACGAAGACGGCGCTGGCGCGCACGGCGGCCATCGACATGAGCGACGTGGAGGTGGTGCGCACGGAGGCCACGTCCAAGGACGGCACCAAGGTGCCGCTGACCATCCTGAAGAAGAAGGGCACGAAGCTGAACGGGAAGAACCCGGCGTGGCTCACGGGCTACGGCGGCTTCAACATCTCCATCACGCCCGGCTACAACCCCATGGCGGGGCTGTGGCTGGAACAGGGCGGCGTGTACGCGGTGGCGAACCTGCGCGGCGGCTCGGAGTTCGGTGAGGCCTGGCACCAGGCCGGCTCGCTCACGAAGAAGCAGAACGTGTTCGACGACTTCTACGCGTGCGCGAAGCTGCTGGTGGACCAGAAGTACACGCAGCCGAAGAAGCTGGCCATCCAGGGCGGCAGCAACGGCGGCCTGCTGATGGGCGCGGCCGTGACGCAGCACCCGGAGCAGTACGGCGCGGTGGTGGCGCGCGTGGGCATCTACGACATGCTGCGCACGGAGCTGACGCCCAACGGCCAGTTCAACGTGACGGAGTACGGCAGCGTGAAGGACCCGGAGCAGTTCAAGGCGCTGTATGCCTATTCGCCGGTGCACCAGGTGAAGGACGGCACGAAGTATCCGTCCGTGCTCTTCACCTCCGGGGCCAATGACCCGCGCGTGGATCCGTTCCACTCGCGCAAGATGGTGGCCCGGATGCAGGCGGCCACCAGCGCCCCGAAGCCCATCCTCCTGCGCGCCAACGCGGAGACGGGCCACGGCGCCGGCACGCCGCTGAACGCGCGCATCGAGGAGGAGGTGGACGTCTACTCCTTCGTCTTCAACGAGCTGGGCATGACGTACAAGCCCAACGCGACGAAGAAGCCCACCGCGCCCGCGCCGCAGTAG
- the dacB gene encoding D-alanyl-D-alanine carboxypeptidase/D-alanyl-D-alanine endopeptidase: MRRALLFASVSTASVLLSACAHGPPTPEASPGNTLGGVTKALLQTLEADGALAGAYVVDARTGEPLFTHRENVRLLPASTMKVVSTSAVLSALGADFRFVTPVFLEGSQVGGLFLGDVVAQASGDPSLGSWRFPETALACDRIAEAFQARGIHQWRGSVRIAGTDGVDGLMGPGWAWDDAAYAYSAAPTPFVFRENVVDLALTRAPGAACADAPTVQLTPTFATLAAVVRVDANAERTNLSCMRGGGEVRCTWRSPRGGPCPQSAGVRLSVDAPQELFAACVDDALARKGVTRLPLTLEAPTSPMPPVPLPLVELTSPPLSELVRVTNKESLNLYAERLGMRFARERTGQEGFAALRTALAAELVRRGVPSKDLRPVDGSGLSRYNLATPRGMARVILTSLQEPYGPALVDSLPVLGVDGTLAGRPTTPATAGRVRAKTGTLTGQKCFVGVAERPNDVEHPRVVFALMLGNMDEGTKPNANETFDVFSTALVELPLR; the protein is encoded by the coding sequence ATGCGCCGCGCCCTCCTGTTCGCCAGCGTCTCCACCGCCTCCGTCCTCCTGTCCGCCTGCGCCCACGGGCCGCCCACGCCGGAGGCCTCCCCGGGCAACACCCTGGGCGGGGTGACGAAGGCCCTGCTCCAGACCCTGGAGGCCGACGGGGCGCTCGCGGGCGCGTATGTGGTGGACGCGCGCACCGGCGAGCCGCTCTTCACGCACCGGGAGAACGTGCGGCTCTTGCCCGCGTCCACGATGAAGGTGGTGTCCACGTCCGCGGTGCTGTCCGCGCTGGGGGCGGACTTCCGCTTCGTGACGCCGGTGTTCCTGGAGGGCTCGCAGGTGGGGGGCCTGTTCCTGGGGGACGTGGTGGCGCAGGCGTCCGGCGACCCGTCCCTGGGCTCCTGGCGCTTCCCGGAGACGGCGCTCGCGTGCGACCGCATCGCGGAGGCCTTCCAGGCGCGCGGCATCCACCAGTGGCGCGGCAGCGTGCGCATCGCCGGCACGGACGGCGTGGACGGCCTGATGGGGCCCGGGTGGGCGTGGGACGACGCCGCGTATGCCTACAGCGCGGCGCCCACCCCCTTCGTCTTCCGTGAGAACGTGGTGGACCTGGCCCTCACGCGCGCGCCCGGCGCCGCCTGCGCGGACGCGCCCACCGTGCAGCTCACCCCCACCTTCGCCACGCTGGCCGCGGTGGTGCGCGTGGACGCCAACGCGGAGCGCACGAACCTCTCCTGCATGCGCGGAGGCGGCGAGGTGCGCTGCACCTGGCGCTCGCCCCGGGGCGGCCCCTGCCCCCAGTCCGCCGGCGTGAGGCTGTCCGTGGACGCGCCGCAGGAGCTCTTCGCCGCGTGCGTGGACGACGCGCTGGCCCGCAAGGGCGTCACGCGCCTGCCGCTCACGCTGGAGGCCCCCACCTCCCCCATGCCGCCCGTGCCGCTGCCCCTGGTGGAGCTGACGAGCCCGCCCCTGTCGGAGCTGGTGCGCGTGACGAACAAGGAGAGCCTCAACCTGTACGCGGAGCGGCTGGGCATGCGCTTCGCGCGCGAGCGCACCGGCCAGGAGGGCTTCGCCGCGCTGCGCACGGCCCTGGCCGCGGAGCTGGTGCGCCGGGGCGTGCCCTCCAAGGACCTGCGGCCGGTGGATGGCAGCGGCCTGTCCCGCTACAACCTGGCCACGCCCCGGGGCATGGCGCGCGTCATCCTCACCAGCCTCCAGGAGCCGTATGGCCCGGCGCTGGTGGACAGCCTGCCGGTGCTGGGCGTGGACGGGACGCTGGCGGGACGGCCCACCACGCCGGCCACCGCGGGCCGCGTCCGCGCGAAGACGGGCACGCTGACGGGCCAGAAGTGCTTCGTGGGCGTGGCCGAGCGCCCCAATGACGTGGAGCACCCGCGCGTCGTCTTCGCGCTGATGCTCGGCAACATGGACGAGGGCACGAAGCCCAACGCCAACGAGACCTTCGACGTCTTCTCCACCGCCCTGGTGGAGCTGCCCCTGCGATGA
- the rdgC gene encoding recombination-associated protein RdgC, which yields MPVLRGAVTFSRFRTEPSKEAPSDVKRWLTKGLKSHAFEPIDRRSEDERAAGFVELENAEASDFSTSNLFYGEYALFSFRIDTLKVPGSMMKAELDKWTSAFTKENGRPPARAEKNKQKLELKQLLRQRAVPRTSVLDVTWNLKTQQVQIWAASRKTVDEISVALEGALAVKVIGITPASMAQRAGIDDKALGPTAELIGMDLPATALVEDSHGEG from the coding sequence ATGCCTGTCCTACGTGGTGCCGTGACCTTTTCGCGCTTCCGGACCGAGCCTTCCAAGGAAGCTCCGTCCGACGTCAAGCGCTGGTTGACCAAGGGACTCAAGTCCCATGCGTTCGAACCCATCGACCGTCGCTCCGAAGATGAGCGCGCGGCCGGTTTCGTGGAGCTGGAGAACGCGGAGGCCTCCGACTTCTCCACCAGCAACCTCTTCTATGGCGAGTACGCCCTGTTCTCCTTCCGCATCGACACGCTGAAGGTGCCTGGGTCGATGATGAAGGCGGAGCTGGACAAGTGGACGTCCGCCTTCACCAAGGAGAACGGCCGCCCGCCCGCGCGCGCGGAGAAGAACAAGCAGAAGCTGGAGCTGAAGCAGCTGCTGCGTCAGCGCGCCGTGCCCCGCACCAGCGTGCTGGACGTGACGTGGAACCTGAAGACGCAGCAGGTGCAGATCTGGGCCGCGTCCCGCAAGACGGTGGATGAGATCTCCGTCGCGCTGGAGGGCGCCCTGGCGGTGAAGGTGATTGGCATCACGCCCGCTTCGATGGCGCAGCGCGCGGGCATCGACGACAAGGCCCTGGGCCCCACGGCGGAGCTCATCGGAATGGACCTGCCGGCGACGGCTTTGGTGGAGGACAGCCATGGCGAAGGGTGA
- a CDS encoding SGNH/GDSL hydrolase family protein, whose product MKHPFLSLVAALAFLLPLHASAQSGIVAFGDSLSDNGKYSTATSGPTTYPSSQISGPWVKQLANQLDLPLVASDEGGTNYAQGGSVTADMTNQVNSYLAAHPTASATALYVLWGGGNDIQHKAMDNPFDSAGIKASATKAVSNMEGQIRTLVAAGAKRILWVNMPPLHKTPAALSIPFGLGSSVLSPPSSHFNTLWSQSLTRLRGQFPSVTFIGMNAYNKFNAIIAAPSAYGLTNVTGTSKNKNVNPDKYLFWDEIHPTSYAHGIFADHAYDLVSDAFGFSAGFTADEWTVEEWGAESQSL is encoded by the coding sequence ATGAAGCATCCCTTCCTGTCGTTGGTGGCCGCACTGGCCTTCCTCCTTCCGCTGCATGCCAGCGCCCAGAGCGGCATCGTCGCGTTCGGCGACAGCCTGAGTGACAACGGCAAGTACAGCACCGCCACCAGCGGCCCCACGACGTACCCGTCCAGCCAGATCTCCGGCCCCTGGGTGAAGCAGCTCGCGAACCAGCTGGACCTGCCACTCGTGGCCTCCGACGAGGGGGGCACGAACTACGCGCAGGGCGGCTCCGTGACCGCCGACATGACGAACCAGGTGAACAGCTACCTCGCCGCCCACCCGACGGCGTCCGCCACCGCGCTGTACGTCCTCTGGGGCGGCGGCAACGACATCCAGCACAAGGCGATGGACAACCCGTTCGACTCGGCGGGCATCAAGGCGTCGGCCACGAAGGCCGTCTCCAACATGGAAGGGCAGATCCGCACGCTGGTCGCCGCGGGGGCGAAGCGCATCCTCTGGGTGAACATGCCGCCGCTGCACAAGACGCCCGCGGCGCTGTCCATCCCGTTCGGCCTGGGCAGCAGCGTGCTGTCGCCGCCCAGCAGCCACTTCAACACGCTCTGGTCCCAGTCCCTGACCCGGCTGCGGGGGCAGTTCCCGTCCGTCACCTTCATCGGGATGAATGCCTACAACAAGTTCAACGCCATCATCGCGGCGCCGTCCGCGTATGGGCTGACGAACGTCACCGGCACGAGCAAGAACAAGAACGTCAACCCGGACAAGTACCTGTTCTGGGACGAGATCCACCCCACGAGCTACGCCCACGGCATCTTCGCGGACCATGCGTATGATCTCGTCTCCGACGCCTTCGGCTTCAGCGCCGGCTTCACCGCCGACGAGTGGACCGTGGAGGAGTGGGGCGCGGAGTCGCAGTCGCTGTAG
- a CDS encoding HmuY family protein, which yields MVRKRGAGRYGLVVLALALVATGCSGDECVDAFDCRDQGAAPEGQAYVCTADKTCELRALTPEPEADAGTGADAGTGADAGTTTDGGTATDAGTGTDGGTTTDAGTGTDAGTTTDAGTTTDAGTGTDAGTTTDAGTGTDAGTTTDAGTETDGGTQVCGGPVACREQSIDELSLRTNIATGTIVEEGTTSGQFFTYMDGRAGGLSATQSYTYARFTPTGLVKVDIDDQSALASTAWDIAVRRSVIRVNSGVSGPSCVTVAQTAEGTTFDAVTSVEPTATFLAEAYFTPNTCELILDGSGINSPGTALSTFWRYNNCLVMTDKVFVLQLADGRHVKLQVVSYYEPAAQAQCNASGTLPAVTGSGQYRIKWAYLP from the coding sequence GTGGTCCGGAAGCGTGGTGCAGGTCGGTACGGCCTGGTGGTCCTCGCGCTGGCGCTGGTGGCGACGGGATGCAGCGGCGATGAGTGCGTCGATGCGTTCGATTGCCGTGATCAGGGCGCGGCGCCGGAGGGGCAGGCGTATGTCTGCACCGCTGACAAGACGTGCGAGCTGCGCGCGCTGACCCCGGAACCCGAGGCGGACGCGGGCACCGGGGCGGATGCGGGCACGGGTGCGGACGCGGGCACGACGACGGATGGCGGTACGGCGACGGACGCCGGCACCGGGACGGATGGCGGTACGACGACGGATGCAGGCACCGGGACGGACGCCGGCACGACGACGGACGCCGGCACGACGACGGACGCCGGCACCGGGACGGACGCCGGTACGACGACGGACGCGGGCACCGGGACGGACGCCGGTACGACGACGGACGCGGGCACCGAGACGGACGGCGGCACGCAGGTGTGCGGTGGCCCGGTGGCGTGCCGCGAGCAGAGCATCGACGAGTTGTCCCTGCGCACGAACATCGCGACGGGCACCATCGTGGAGGAGGGCACCACGTCGGGGCAGTTCTTCACGTACATGGATGGGCGGGCCGGTGGCTTGTCCGCGACGCAGTCGTACACCTATGCGCGCTTCACGCCGACGGGGCTGGTGAAGGTGGACATTGATGATCAGTCCGCGCTCGCGTCGACGGCGTGGGACATCGCGGTGCGCCGCAGCGTCATCCGCGTGAACAGCGGCGTGTCCGGGCCGTCCTGCGTGACGGTGGCCCAGACGGCCGAAGGCACCACGTTCGACGCGGTCACCAGCGTGGAGCCGACCGCGACCTTCCTCGCGGAGGCGTACTTCACCCCCAACACCTGCGAGCTCATCCTGGACGGCTCGGGCATCAACTCCCCGGGCACGGCATTGTCCACGTTCTGGAGATACAACAACTGCCTCGTGATGACCGACAAGGTCTTCGTGTTGCAGTTGGCGGACGGACGTCACGTGAAGTTGCAGGTGGTGTCGTACTACGAGCCCGCCGCACAGGCGCAGTGCAACGCCTCCGGTACGCTGCCGGCGGTGACCGGCTCGGGCCAGTACCGCATCAAGTGGGCGTACCTGCCGTGA
- a CDS encoding MXAN_6640 family putative metalloprotease, producing the protein MAPGVPALLLLLTGAGTPHRLLHEEAVAPVPGVVAESGRPTAATAPAPRFEPTETVESAVSEGHRFRVHFTRQGPNAVPLADVDGNGVPDFVELVGRTYERVATFYVDLGFRLPPDDATTPGDNGGDGRFDVYLVDFARRGDGAFRMETCLDGATRCTGYMLQENDFAGYGYPSDQEAVEILASHEFFHAVQAAYRPNLGGIASEGTAVWATERFEPALDDLEGFTRYYLESPDRGLLTDPSGPSVGFSYGAGLFFQFAGERYGDALLVALLEESVRQPEARWPLLLDTCLRRDFASSFDAAFAQFSAWNLGTGARATPGYGYARAEGYAPLVTTATGLPASLASMRVAGASSRIFEVAGGASFVSATFEPETVTDIAALSLLVAAVTDDAVLRVVQVTGPEPLKAQVAAHDATRVLVAVVDGRPQGLGRYGQLCIAATGQDAACAPVLPPPPDAGTDAGTQDAGTVDAGRPQEPIDDPQDPSGADGGCQAAGAPLSGAFIVLLLGRGLRGRRRSRSGKSRSRK; encoded by the coding sequence ATGGCCCCCGGGGTTCCCGCGCTGCTCCTGCTGCTGACCGGCGCGGGGACTCCGCACCGCCTCCTCCACGAGGAGGCGGTGGCGCCCGTGCCGGGGGTGGTCGCCGAGTCCGGGCGGCCCACCGCGGCCACCGCGCCCGCGCCACGCTTCGAGCCGACGGAGACGGTGGAGTCCGCCGTCTCCGAGGGCCATCGCTTCCGCGTCCACTTCACCCGCCAGGGGCCGAACGCGGTGCCGCTGGCGGACGTGGATGGCAATGGCGTGCCCGACTTCGTGGAGCTTGTCGGGCGCACCTACGAACGGGTGGCCACGTTCTACGTGGACCTTGGCTTCCGCCTGCCGCCCGATGACGCGACCACGCCTGGAGACAACGGCGGCGATGGTCGCTTCGACGTGTACCTGGTGGACTTCGCCCGCCGAGGCGACGGCGCCTTCCGGATGGAGACGTGTCTGGACGGCGCCACGCGCTGCACGGGCTACATGCTCCAGGAGAACGACTTCGCGGGCTACGGCTACCCGTCCGACCAGGAGGCCGTGGAGATCCTCGCGAGCCACGAGTTCTTCCACGCGGTGCAGGCCGCCTACCGGCCGAACCTGGGCGGCATCGCATCCGAGGGCACCGCCGTCTGGGCCACGGAGCGCTTCGAGCCCGCGCTCGACGACCTGGAGGGCTTCACCCGCTACTACCTGGAGAGCCCGGATCGCGGCCTGCTGACGGATCCAAGCGGCCCCAGCGTGGGCTTCAGCTACGGCGCGGGGCTCTTCTTCCAGTTCGCGGGCGAACGCTACGGGGACGCCCTCCTGGTCGCGCTGCTGGAGGAGTCCGTGCGGCAGCCGGAGGCGCGCTGGCCGCTGCTGCTGGACACCTGCCTGCGCCGTGACTTCGCGTCGTCCTTCGACGCGGCCTTCGCCCAGTTCTCCGCGTGGAACCTGGGCACCGGCGCACGCGCGACGCCCGGTTACGGCTACGCGCGAGCGGAGGGATATGCACCGCTGGTGACGACCGCCACGGGATTGCCCGCGTCGCTCGCCTCCATGCGGGTGGCCGGAGCGTCGTCACGCATCTTCGAGGTCGCGGGAGGCGCGTCCTTCGTCTCCGCCACGTTCGAGCCCGAGACCGTCACGGACATCGCGGCGCTGTCGCTGCTCGTGGCGGCCGTCACGGATGACGCGGTGCTGAGGGTGGTCCAGGTAACAGGTCCGGAGCCCCTGAAGGCCCAGGTGGCCGCGCACGACGCGACGCGGGTCCTGGTCGCCGTCGTGGACGGAAGGCCGCAGGGCCTGGGGCGCTATGGCCAATTGTGCATCGCGGCCACCGGCCAGGACGCTGCCTGTGCGCCCGTGCTGCCTCCACCACCCGATGCCGGCACGGACGCCGGGACGCAGGACGCGGGCACCGTGGATGCCGGAAGGCCTCAGGAGCCCATTGATGATCCGCAAGACCCCTCGGGAGCGGATGGCGGATGTCAGGCGGCGGGAGCCCCCTTGTCGGGTGCCTTCATCGTGCTGCTGCTGGGGCGGGGCCTCCGGGGTCGGCGGCGGTCACGTTCAGGCAAGAGCCGGTCTCGTAAATGA
- a CDS encoding transposase produces the protein MDLTDEQWRLIEPLLPARKLKREARPGRTPMLSRTLWGGILWSLQTGAQCEVAPVS, from the coding sequence GTGGACCTGACGGATGAACAGTGGAGGCTGATTGAGCCGCTTCTTCCCGCGCGGAAGTTGAAGCGGGAGGCCCGGCCAGGGCGAACGCCCATGCTCTCCCGGACACTGTGGGGCGGCATCCTATGGAGTCTGCAAACCGGGGCACAGTGTGAAGTTGCCCCGGTTTCGTGA
- a CDS encoding DDE-type integrase/transposase/recombinase codes for MPSAWTAATARPSPSKLPPSHLTRSPFIETLEARFGPGTAKAPHPVEWLSDNGPVYTAKDTRDFGLALGRRECTTPSYSPQSNGMAETFAKTFKRNYVYVNELRSAAHVLTQLPA; via the coding sequence ATGCCTTCAGCCTGGACTGCTGCGACCGCGAGGCCATCGCCTTCCAAACTGCCGCCCAGCCACCTGACGCGCTCACCATTCATCGAGACGCTTGAGGCCCGCTTTGGACCGGGCACCGCCAAGGCGCCACACCCGGTGGAGTGGCTGTCGGACAACGGCCCCGTCTACACCGCCAAGGACACCCGCGACTTCGGCTTGGCTCTCGGCCGGCGGGAGTGCACCACGCCCTCCTACTCCCCCCAGAGCAACGGCATGGCCGAGACCTTCGCGAAGACTTTCAAGCGCAACTACGTATACGTCAACGAGCTGCGCTCGGCCGCCCATGTCCTGACGCAGCTGCCCGCCTAG